The DNA sequence AGCAGCACAGCAATTAATGATGCGAAATTGACAATTACCTCAAATGTTAATCCCTCAAAATTTACCCCAATTATTTCTTGCAAAAGGATCAGATGCCCACTTGATGAGATTGGGATTGGTTCTGTTATCCCCTGAAAAATGCCTAATAATAAATATTTTAATAATAAAAGTAAGTCTTCCATTTTTCCTCTCCACTAAACTATATATATTTTTTAAAAAAATTCAATCTTACTGATAGAAAGCACCATTATTAATCAATATCAATTACTTTAACTAATACTTTCTTTACTCTTCGATTTTCTATTTCACTAACATTTATTAGTAAATGTTCATATTTAAATTCTTCACCCATACTAGGCACTTGTCCAAAAACCTCAATAATCCAACCACCTAACGTATGGTAGGAACTATTAGGTATAGAAACCTTCAAAGTTTCAGCAAATTCTCTTAATGAGAGTTCAGACAGAAATTCATAATTTCCTTTGTCTATTTTGTTCATTGTAACAATATTTTCATCATGTTCATCCCAAATCTCTCCTACTAGCTCTTCCAAAATATCCTCCATTGTTATTACCCCAGCAGTCCCGCCAAATTCATCAATAACAATAGCCATGTGTGTCTTATTTCTTTGTAACTCAGGGAGAAGTTCGGATATTTTTAATGTTTCAATTACATAGCTTGGCTTACGCAATAGTTCTCGAACTTTAATTTCACCATTTTGAACAAGTTTACCTAGGAACTCACGCTCGGATAATATGCCAATAATATTATCTATATTTCCCTCGTAGATAGGAATTCTTGAATATCGCTCTTTCAAAAAAATTTGCTTGATTTCCTCGATTGGATGATCTATATCAATTGCTACTACATTAATTCTTGGGATTAGAATTTGGTTAACACTAATGTTGTTAAAATTTAAAGACCTGTGAACTAGTTCATTTTCTTTTTTATCGATTACACCCTCGGCTTCACTAAGGTTTAATAATTCCTTAATCTCTTCTTCTGTGTATGTAGGTGAGTCCTCTTTTGGTTTTACCATCTTGGCTAATAATAATTTTAACTTTACAAAAAACCATGTAATAGGACTTATCATTTTCATCAAGAACAACAACAATCCAGATATTTTTAGTGTCAGTTCTTCTGCGTACTCTTTAGCAAATGATTTTGGGATTATCTCACCGAATATAAGAATAATTACGGTCATAGCAAATGTACTAATCGGTAAACCAAGACTAGCACCAAAAATATCAGTAGCTAAACTTGCCGAAATTGTGGCAGCACTGATGTTTACAATGTTATTTCCCACTAGTATCGTTGATAGTGCATGATCAAAATTTTCAGCAATATACAGAGCTTTCACACTACCGCTCCGCTTTTGTTCAACGTAGTTTTTTAACCTAATTCGATTTACACTAGAAAACGCAGTTTCCGCTGAAGAGAAAAATGCAGATAAAATAATGAGAACTATTAGTAAAACTACTAACATACACTCACGCTCCAACCTAAAAGTAATAATCAATCTCTTTTAGGTTGTGACATAAAGTATCTTCTCATCCATAAAAAGCCTATTAACTATAACAATAGAAATCTAATTTCCCTTCTTTAAACCCTTGTTTGTATAAATCATAATAATAAAGTACAGAGTCTACGTATTCATCGCTTCTGTTATAAGCGAATAATGCCTTTTCAATATCATGACTAGCAGCACCATAATCAGCTAGATACTTGGCGGCAGTAAAGGTAGCATCCAATAAATCAAAGGGATCTGCTTTCCCATCACCAGAAGCATCGACACCATAACCGCCATACTTTTTAATAATGTCTATATCAGTAATATCTAGCCCATCATTTATATCGCCTAACTCCGTTCCTGGGTATTCCCAACCTACCCAAGTTCTAGGCATAAATTGATAGTGTCCAACTGCCCCCAAATAACTAATCATAGGATCTTTGTTGGAAAAAACTGTTTCTACCCGATGAATTGCAGCTAAAATCTCCCATGGAATTTCATATTCACTTGCGGCTTCTTTATATACTGAGATGTAGCACCGTGGTATAGACTGATCCGAAAGCAATAATTCTATAGCTCCTCTTTTAATTTCTGATTTGAATTGTGCACTTAGAAGAATAATTAGAAGAAAGGAAATAATCCCTATAAACATTCGTTTTTTCATAAATTATGCCCTTTCATAAAACATAATAGATAACTGCGGAGTAACCAAATTCGTATATTAATCAATTAATCTGTACTTATCTTTTAGATGCTGTGGAGCTAATTTTACCATTCTCTCTAAGACAAACGTCGCAACTACTATATCGTCGATCACTCCAAAAAACAAGATGAAATCTGGGATTAAATCAAACGGGAATAATACATAAATTACGATAAGTACTATTCCAATAACTTTTTTTCGTAGCGGTATTTCATTTGATAGGAAAAAATCTTTTAAAAACGGAATAAAGTTCTTAAACCTAAAAATAAACTTTAGTCTATTCATATATTTATACATGTTATACCCCCTTTTAATTGTTTACTTCTCTTTACTATATTTATCTTCAATTCGTTTTTCAATTTTCTCAATTTGCCCTTTATCTTTTAAGATCTCTTCTTTATTTGCTGTTACAAGATCTTTTAACGAGAGTTTCGTTTTTCTCATAGCGTCATTCCACCTTCACAATTTTCAAGGCTCTGTTCCAACTAATGTATCTTATTCAAAGAAAAAACCTCTACCACTTGTGGTAAAGGTTTTTGAAAAGTAAAGACCTTCACCAATAGGTAAAGGTCTTGCTAACAACGATATCGTCGCCAACAAAGCCGAGAGTGTTTACTCCGAAATGACGACTTTGCTGTAAAAGCTACTCCCCTTTAGGAGAACTATTAACTTGTATGGAATTACTATAAGACAAATAATAGGTTTGTGTCAATCGAATTTTTTACCACTCTTTTAGACTTCTAATTTTATACAATGAAATAAATTTGCTAACGTTAATTTAGTACTGTATATTTTTATCTAGCACCATAACCATAACACACTAAATGGTAATTCTTTATTATAGGCTCTTTTCGTAAACATTGTTGCTTTTTACCTTAAAATAATTTGAAAAATCCCCTAGGTGAAGATATCAGCCAATAAATTATGTAAGAAAAGAGCAATATTTACTAAATTAGTTGTGAATTCTTAGTTTTTTGTGTAAAAATCCGGCTTTTGGGATTTTTACGAAAGCAACAAACTTTGAGAAAACAGCCTTATTATAAAATTAATGCTAGAGGAGACATGTAAGAACATATGAGAAATATTATTCGTGGAGTTGTCATGGGGATTACCGATTTAATCCCAGGAATTAGCGGGGGAACCATTGCAATGGTACTAGGTTTTTATCATGAACTCGTTGAAGCCATTAATGGTTTATTTAGTAAGAATTGGCGGAAGCATGTGTTATTTTTAGCGCCACTATTACTTGGGATTGGAATTGCATTACTAGCATTTAGTCGTATCATTGAATGGCTAATTGCCAATCACTCACTACCTTTGTTTTTCTTTTTCAATGGGTTAATTCTAGGAATAATCCCTTTTTTATTGCGAGAGGCAAACTTTAAGAAGACATTTCGCCTTACCCATTATAGCCTAATGGTACTAGCAGCATTATTAGTCGTTGCTACCGGCTTTCTCCGAGAGGAAGATATGGAAGTAATTTGGACAAACTTAAGTTTTGTACAATATATTTACCTCTTTTTCGCTGGTTGGCTGGCAAGTTCCGCCATGATCTTACCTGGAATTAGTGGCTCATTGATCTTTTTACTACTTGGGGTCTATCCTACTGTCATCAATTCCATATCTAATTTAAACATTTCGGTTCTTGCTATCATTGGGATAGGAATTGTCATTGGATTAGTACTTACAAGTAGACTCATCCAATTTTTGTTCCTCAGATTTAGTACATCTACCTTTGCAGCGATGATAGGGTTAGTATTAGGCTCACTCATTATCATCTTTCCAGGCATACCTCAGACCATTCCCTATGGTATATTATGTGTTGTTTTGTTTTTTATCGGTGCATTCCTAGCCTATATGCTAGGAAAGTCCGAACATAGTTAAATAGAGAAAAAGGAAGCAAGGGATATTCCTTGCTTCCTTTTTCTCTATTCTTCTAAATCAAACCTTAATAGGTCACCATAAATGACTTTATCTGAGTAATAGAGATCTAACTTTGCTTTTTGAGAGAATGGTTCACAATCTGTTATATCAACTTCCTCTCCAGTACTCTTTAGATAACATTTATCTTTTGTAAAAACATGAGTATCAGTAACAAAACTGCCATCCCGCAAGACGACGTAGGAATTACGATAAGGTGACAAAAGATCTGTTCCAAACTGAATTTTGTTTCGATTTTCAATCCCTAGTAAATGCAAAATCGTTGGCCTAACATCAATTTGACCAGCAACAGTTTGTAAGGTTTCGTGGTTTCTATGACCGGGTATATGAATATACATAGGTACACGTTGCAACTGTACACTATCAAAAGGAGTAATTTCATCCTTTTCTAAAAACTGACTCATGGCACGATTGTGATAATCTGATATACCATAATGGTCACCATAGAGAACAAAGATTGAATTTTCATATAACCCTTCAGCTTTCAATCTCTCAAAGAATACCTCTATTGCGTGATCCATATAGCGAACGGTTGTTACATATTGATTAAGAGTTCGGCTGTTTGTCTCTAACTCATTAATCAGTTGGTCTTCCTCATAAAGTTCAAATGGGAAGTGATTCGTTAACGTTATAAACTTCGTGTAAAAAGGTTCTGGCTGTAATTTTAAATGGGCGATTGATTGCTCAAAAAAGTCAGCATCCTTTAAACCCCAACCAACTGAGTTCTCTTCAGTTACCTCATAAGAATCGATATCAAAAAAGTAATCATAACCGAAAGCCTCATACATTAAATCTCGGTTCCAGAAGCTTTTATTATTTGCATGCATCACAGAAGTATAATACCCTTCCTTTTTGAGGATTTCAGGGAGTGCTTCATATTCGTTCCCTGAATGGGTAAAGAAAACCGCACCACTATTCTTACCAAATAGGGAATTAGCAATAATAAATTCAGAATCTGACGTTTTCCCTTGAGAAGTTTGATGATAGAAATTCTCAAAATAATAACTATCATTGATTAGGCTATTTAAAAACGGTGTAATTTCTTCCCCATCTACTTGGTTATTAATAACAAAACTTTGGATAGATTCCATTGATATTAAGATGATGTTTTTATCTTGAGCAATTCCATACAAATCACTATCAGGCTTTTTAAAATTGCTCATTGTATAGTTTCTCACTTCAACAATATCAGAACTACTCGCAAACACTCGTTGTGTTTTAGCTTTAGACTGAATAAAGCCATCATAAATGTGGTAGTTAACCATACCTATATTTTTGACCAACATTTCACGGTCAAATGCACGAGTTAATAACTGTGGGCGCTCTATTTGGGCGATTGCTAAATTGACCAAGAAAATCAACAGTGCAAGTGAAAATACTCTAACCTTATCAAATCTATGAGGTTCAATTTGAGGTAGCTTATTCTTTACTAGGATAATTAGCAGAATGAAAAAATCTGCGAATATGATAAGATCAAACAAGCTCATTAATTCAAACGCACTACCCTGTAAATCTTTAGCATTGCTTGTTTGAAACAATACTGGCCAAGTAAGAAAATCTGCAAAAAAGCGATAGTATACTAAATTACCATATAGAATGACTGACCCTATAAGGCTTAATAAAATAATCGCTATACTTTTAAACTTCCCTTTAAAGAACAAGCAAAATCCTATTAGTAAAACTGCCGAACTTAAAGGGTTAATCAATAATAAAAATTCTTGTAATACATTTTCAGTTGGTATTTTGAAGCCTATTTTATAGATAAAATACGTTTTTATCCATAATAAAAAAATCGCTATTGACATAAACTTATTTCTAGCTAGTAATTCTTTTATCTTCTCAAAGGCCATAATCTTTCTCCTCTCTATCGTGTAACAGAATAAAGGAACCTAAAATAGGCTCCTCATCCAACAGAGTAAACTGATGTAAAGCATTTATCTTACAATAATAATGTATTATATTCGATAAAGGGAAAAAAATCTAGATATCTATATATCTATTTCATCATTACTTTGAAACAATAATTTTCCGGTACATTCCTTGAAACATGACATCTTGGTCCTCTATTATATTTAATGGGTGACTATTTGCTAGAGCTAGCTCCTCAAAATTAATCCCTATATCCGTCCCTAACAGACGTATAAGCGGTCTAACTATCTTTTTAAACATGGTATTTCTTCTGGAAAATTTATCAAAAATGATAATTTCCCCATTATTTTTAACTACTCTTAATATTTCATTTAAACAGATTTTGGGATTTGGCACAACCGATAGAACTAAGCTTGCGATTACATAATCAAATGTACCATCTTCAAAACTTAGTTGTTGAGCATCCATTTCTAGAAAAGTTATATACTTATTTCCAAATTTTTGTTTTGCCTTTTCCAGCATATCTGGTGATATATCAATCGCTGTAATGTTTAGGTTAGTATGATTGATTAACTCTAAGTCTACTCCTGTTCCAACGCCTACAAAGAGAACTTTTTCATGGTTTGAGAAAGATAAATCTTTGAATATTTTCTTCCTTGTGGTAAGGAAAATACTAGAATTAAAGATTTTATCGTAAAAAGGTGACCATAATTTATATATGAACTTATTCCATTGATTATTCATAAATATTTTTTGCTCCTCAGCTTTATTCTTTTGTACGAAGTAATCTTAAGCTGTTTAAGGTAACAAGTAAGGTCGCCCCCATATCTGCAAAGATGGCCATCCAAAGAGTTAACCAGCCTGGAATAATTAAAAGCAAGGCAAGGACTTTAATTCCAATAGAAAACGTGATGTTTTGTTTTATAATTCTTAAAGTTCTTCTGCTAAGACGAATGGTAAATAGGAGTTTTTCAAGATCATCTGCCATTAATACCACATCCGCAGTTTCTAATGCAGTATCCGTGCCAACTCCCCCCATAGCGATACCGACCGTGGAAGCGGCTAGAGCAGGAGCATCATTTATCCCGTCACCGACCATACCAACACGACCTTTATCAATCTGTAGGTTTTTGATAAATTCAAGTTTATCTTGTGGC is a window from the Anaerobacillus alkaliphilus genome containing:
- a CDS encoding lytic transglycosylase domain-containing protein, which translates into the protein MKKRMFIGIISFLLIILLSAQFKSEIKRGAIELLLSDQSIPRCYISVYKEAASEYEIPWEILAAIHRVETVFSNKDPMISYLGAVGHYQFMPRTWVGWEYPGTELGDINDGLDITDIDIIKKYGGYGVDASGDGKADPFDLLDATFTAAKYLADYGAASHDIEKALFAYNRSDEYVDSVLYYYDLYKQGFKEGKLDFYCYS
- a CDS encoding class I SAM-dependent methyltransferase; this translates as MNNQWNKFIYKLWSPFYDKIFNSSIFLTTRKKIFKDLSFSNHEKVLFVGVGTGVDLELINHTNLNITAIDISPDMLEKAKQKFGNKYITFLEMDAQQLSFEDGTFDYVIASLVLSVVPNPKICLNEILRVVKNNGEIIIFDKFSRRNTMFKKIVRPLIRLLGTDIGINFEELALANSHPLNIIEDQDVMFQGMYRKIIVSK
- a CDS encoding YkvA family protein, which codes for MYKYMNRLKFIFRFKNFIPFLKDFFLSNEIPLRKKVIGIVLIVIYVLFPFDLIPDFILFFGVIDDIVVATFVLERMVKLAPQHLKDKYRLID
- a CDS encoding hemolysin family protein, translated to MLVVLLIVLIILSAFFSSAETAFSSVNRIRLKNYVEQKRSGSVKALYIAENFDHALSTILVGNNIVNISAATISASLATDIFGASLGLPISTFAMTVIILIFGEIIPKSFAKEYAEELTLKISGLLLFLMKMISPITWFFVKLKLLLAKMVKPKEDSPTYTEEEIKELLNLSEAEGVIDKKENELVHRSLNFNNISVNQILIPRINVVAIDIDHPIEEIKQIFLKERYSRIPIYEGNIDNIIGILSEREFLGKLVQNGEIKVRELLRKPSYVIETLKISELLPELQRNKTHMAIVIDEFGGTAGVITMEDILEELVGEIWDEHDENIVTMNKIDKGNYEFLSELSLREFAETLKVSIPNSSYHTLGGWIIEVFGQVPSMGEEFKYEHLLINVSEIENRRVKKVLVKVIDID
- a CDS encoding DUF368 domain-containing protein, producing the protein MRNIIRGVVMGITDLIPGISGGTIAMVLGFYHELVEAINGLFSKNWRKHVLFLAPLLLGIGIALLAFSRIIEWLIANHSLPLFFFFNGLILGIIPFLLREANFKKTFRLTHYSLMVLAALLVVATGFLREEDMEVIWTNLSFVQYIYLFFAGWLASSAMILPGISGSLIFLLLGVYPTVINSISNLNISVLAIIGIGIVIGLVLTSRLIQFLFLRFSTSTFAAMIGLVLGSLIIIFPGIPQTIPYGILCVVLFFIGAFLAYMLGKSEHS
- a CDS encoding LTA synthase family protein, with protein sequence MAFEKIKELLARNKFMSIAIFLLWIKTYFIYKIGFKIPTENVLQEFLLLINPLSSAVLLIGFCLFFKGKFKSIAIILLSLIGSVILYGNLVYYRFFADFLTWPVLFQTSNAKDLQGSAFELMSLFDLIIFADFFILLIILVKNKLPQIEPHRFDKVRVFSLALLIFLVNLAIAQIERPQLLTRAFDREMLVKNIGMVNYHIYDGFIQSKAKTQRVFASSSDIVEVRNYTMSNFKKPDSDLYGIAQDKNIILISMESIQSFVINNQVDGEEITPFLNSLINDSYYFENFYHQTSQGKTSDSEFIIANSLFGKNSGAVFFTHSGNEYEALPEILKKEGYYTSVMHANNKSFWNRDLMYEAFGYDYFFDIDSYEVTEENSVGWGLKDADFFEQSIAHLKLQPEPFYTKFITLTNHFPFELYEEDQLINELETNSRTLNQYVTTVRYMDHAIEVFFERLKAEGLYENSIFVLYGDHYGISDYHNRAMSQFLEKDEITPFDSVQLQRVPMYIHIPGHRNHETLQTVAGQIDVRPTILHLLGIENRNKIQFGTDLLSPYRNSYVVLRDGSFVTDTHVFTKDKCYLKSTGEEVDITDCEPFSQKAKLDLYYSDKVIYGDLLRFDLEE
- a CDS encoding FbpB family small basic protein; protein product: MRKTKLSLKDLVTANKEEILKDKGQIEKIEKRIEDKYSKEK